The following coding sequences are from one Haploplasma axanthum window:
- a CDS encoding bifunctional riboflavin kinase/FAD synthetase — MEIIKLSTTNWNNVGPLTLTIGNFDGVHLGHQKLFNIVKSYKDTKSGALTLDPHPQVLFGRDGFQTLLSIENKIELLKEENIDYLFIADFNHDFASLSIDEFIQNLKDLGVVRMVIGRDARFAKNGSGTINDLKVHFDVVVVDDVIGSNHRISTSMIKELLLKGELHSANELLGYEYFIDGYVEHGNKVGKTLGFPTANIQYKDSFLPKNGVYLVKFFIDSKMHFGICNIGNNPTVNYSKTRKMEVYILDYDKIIYDKIVRVSFVERIRDEMKFNSKEELIDEMHNDEIISRNLIKSIKI, encoded by the coding sequence ATGGAAATAATTAAATTAAGTACAACTAATTGGAATAATGTCGGACCGCTCACATTAACTATTGGAAATTTTGATGGTGTTCATTTGGGTCATCAAAAGCTTTTTAATATTGTTAAAAGTTATAAGGATACTAAGAGTGGTGCATTGACACTTGATCCCCACCCACAAGTTTTATTTGGAAGAGATGGGTTTCAAACCTTATTGAGTATTGAAAATAAAATTGAATTATTAAAAGAAGAAAATATTGATTATTTGTTTATTGCAGATTTTAATCATGATTTTGCATCTTTGAGTATTGATGAGTTTATTCAAAACTTAAAAGATTTAGGTGTAGTAAGAATGGTAATTGGAAGAGATGCAAGATTTGCTAAAAACGGAAGTGGAACAATTAATGATTTAAAAGTCCATTTTGATGTAGTAGTAGTTGATGATGTTATTGGTAGTAATCATAGAATATCAACTTCAATGATTAAAGAATTGCTCTTAAAAGGTGAACTACATAGTGCAAATGAATTACTTGGTTATGAATATTTTATTGATGGCTACGTAGAGCATGGCAATAAAGTAGGAAAAACATTGGGCTTTCCTACAGCTAATATTCAATATAAAGATAGTTTTCTTCCTAAAAATGGAGTTTATTTAGTAAAATTTTTTATTGATAGTAAAATGCATTTTGGAATTTGTAATATTGGAAATAATCCAACAGTTAATTATAGTAAAACTAGAAAAATGGAAGTATATATACTAGACTATGATAAAATAATATATGATAAGATTGTTAGAGTGTCTTTTGTTGAGAGAATTAGAGATGAAATGAAGTTTAATTCAAAAGAAGAATTGATTGATGAAATGCATAATGATGAAATTATTTCTAGAAATCTTATTAAATCAATAAAAATATGA
- the truB gene encoding tRNA pseudouridine(55) synthase TruB produces the protein MDGIILVNKPKGITSYDVIRTAKKILKTNKIGHTGTLDPFAEGLLILCVGKATKLVNNFINADKVYEGILKLNNHYDTYDVTGNIISSDDKVISYQEIKSIEKDFTKTYLQAPPIYSAIKKDGKKLYEYARSGIDIEVEKREVSIYSLNFSDTKVKNEFEFITHVSKGTYIRSLAVDIASSLGTFGALKELKRIKIAKYSINDAVDLDLLTKENIIDIPTIYKDANKLILNDYMIKLVKNGIYLDERQIITDSPFLVYDEANNLIALYECIENNTYKPLIIF, from the coding sequence ATGGATGGAATAATATTAGTCAATAAACCGAAAGGTATAACATCTTACGATGTTATTAGAACTGCAAAAAAAATTTTAAAAACCAATAAAATAGGACATACAGGTACATTAGATCCATTCGCTGAAGGTCTATTGATTCTATGTGTTGGAAAAGCTACAAAACTTGTAAATAATTTTATTAATGCTGATAAAGTATATGAAGGGATTCTTAAACTTAATAATCACTATGATACATACGATGTTACTGGAAATATAATTAGTAGTGATGATAAAGTTATAAGTTATCAAGAAATAAAAAGTATAGAAAAAGATTTTACTAAAACTTATTTACAAGCACCACCTATTTATTCAGCAATAAAAAAAGATGGAAAAAAACTTTATGAATATGCAAGAAGTGGGATTGATATTGAAGTTGAAAAACGAGAAGTATCAATCTATAGTCTAAATTTTAGTGATACTAAGGTGAAGAATGAATTTGAATTTATTACACATGTTTCAAAAGGAACATATATTAGAAGTTTGGCTGTTGATATTGCAAGTAGTTTAGGAACTTTTGGAGCATTGAAAGAATTAAAAAGAATTAAAATAGCTAAGTATTCTATAAATGATGCAGTTGATTTAGATTTATTAACAAAAGAAAATATTATTGATATTCCAACAATCTATAAAGATGCAAATAAATTAATCTTGAATGATTATATGATTAAATTAGTAAAAAATGGAATTTATCTCGATGAAAGACAGATAATAACTGATTCCCCATTTTTAGTTTATGATGAGGCAAATAATTTAATCGCTTTATATGAATGTATTGAAAATAATACTTATAAGCCACTTATAATTTTTTAA
- a CDS encoding DUF1304 domain-containing protein gives MSIISIVFIMIVALEHFYILYLEMFAITSKAAKRSFGLSDEFLKNKKVKVMFANQGLYNGFLAVGLVLSAFLFPYDFRFISGIFFVSCVIVAAVFGALTSSKKILVVQGFPAILALIMLIIFK, from the coding sequence ATGTCAATAATATCAATAGTGTTTATTATGATTGTTGCTCTTGAACATTTTTATATTCTATATTTAGAAATGTTTGCAATTACATCAAAAGCAGCAAAAAGAAGTTTTGGTTTAAGTGATGAGTTTTTAAAAAATAAAAAAGTTAAAGTTATGTTTGCAAATCAAGGTTTGTATAATGGATTTTTAGCTGTAGGGTTAGTTTTGTCTGCATTTTTATTTCCTTATGATTTTCGATTTATCTCAGGCATATTTTTTGTTAGTTGTGTTATTGTTGCTGCAGTGTTTGGTGCTTTAACATCATCTAAAAAAATTCTTGTTGTCCAAGGTTTTCCAGCAATCTTAGCATTAATAATGTTAATCATTTTTAAATAA
- a CDS encoding nitroreductase family protein has protein sequence MDFKEIKRKSIRVYDDKIKINKDEMKEILNEAAKAPSSVNMQPWRVAIVESKEGKELLRPLIRFNTRQNDTSAAMLVIFGDMKCYEYADEIYNKAVNEGKMDKEVSERQLATIVPYYKNFTRQKMNDVVKIDASLFAMQLMLVAKEYGYDTCPIGGFEEDKIADALGYDSNRYVPVLIVSIGKAIETGYDSVRLEAEKFSKWI, from the coding sequence ATGGATTTTAAAGAAATTAAACGTAAATCAATTAGAGTATATGATGATAAAATTAAAATAAATAAAGATGAAATGAAAGAAATTTTAAATGAGGCTGCTAAAGCACCATCTTCAGTAAATATGCAACCATGGAGAGTAGCAATTGTAGAGTCAAAAGAAGGAAAAGAACTTCTTAGACCTTTAATAAGATTTAATACTAGACAAAATGATACTTCAGCAGCAATGTTAGTAATATTTGGCGATATGAAATGTTATGAATATGCAGATGAAATATATAATAAAGCTGTTAATGAAGGTAAAATGGATAAAGAAGTAAGTGAAAGACAGTTAGCAACGATTGTTCCATATTATAAAAACTTTACAAGACAAAAAATGAATGATGTTGTAAAAATTGATGCTAGTTTATTTGCAATGCAATTAATGTTAGTTGCTAAAGAGTATGGATATGATACATGTCCAATTGGTGGATTTGAAGAAGATAAAATTGCAGATGCTTTAGGATATGATTCTAATCGATATGTTCCAGTTTTAATAGTTTCGATTGGTAAAGCAATTGAAACAGGTTATGATTCTGTTAGATTAGAAGCTGAAAAGTTCTCTAAATGGATATAG
- the trxA gene encoding thioredoxin has translation MHEYQGQPIDELVGSGKPVLIQYYADWCGPCQMLKPVLEELSKEITDVTFYRVNIESYRDLAVSAGIQSIPTVVVYKDGKEKVREAGFKPKHLMETWIKANK, from the coding sequence ATGCATGAATATCAAGGACAACCTATTGATGAATTAGTAGGTTCAGGAAAACCAGTTTTAATTCAATACTACGCTGATTGGTGTGGACCATGTCAAATGTTAAAACCAGTATTAGAGGAATTAAGTAAAGAGATTACAGATGTTACATTCTATAGAGTTAATATTGAAAGTTACCGTGATTTAGCAGTTTCTGCTGGTATACAATCAATTCCAACTGTTGTAGTTTATAAGGATGGAAAAGAAAAAGTTAGAGAAGCAGGTTTTAAACCTAAACACCTAATGGAAACTTGGATTAAAGCAAATAAGTAA